The Meiothermus sp. genome segment GGCCGCACGGTAGAAGCCCCAGATGCGGAAGAATCGGTCTTGTTCGACAGCACCACTCCCCAGAATTTCCGACAGCCGGCCCTGCGCGGCGCGGCGGCCCAGCTCCATCTGGAACAACCGGTCGCGCGCGTGCACATAGCCCTGAGCAAAAAACACATCCATATCGCTCGAGAGGGCCCGGATATGCGGAATACCCCAGCGGTCAAAGGTAATGTTCACCGGCCCCGAAAGCCCCTGCACCTGGCGCACCTGGTTGGCGGGAACACACGAAGCTAGCAACAAAAGCACGGTTAACCCAAGAAAAAGCCAGCGCATTGCTCAACCTCCAGACTGGCCTCACTTTACCCGAATCGAACCCTCTACAATCAAGAGCAACCGGCTCTAGTGCACGGGTAACTTGTTTTGCAGCATGTTTTGGAGCCCGTTGATTGCCCTTAGTTGCGATGTGCAGCCAATTTGGGAGTCACTGAAGAGCATACTGAATTCTTGGTTACCAGACCACTAGCTATTGGCTAAAGACCTGCCGACTTTCGCGCTGTTCGCAGACGCGGACGCGTAACCCGGAGGCCACTGTTTAGTCCAGGACACAGGATTCACAAACCCGGATGGCTCGATTTTTGCGAAGAGCGTTCTCACGCGCGGGTTTTCAGTATCCGCGCCCAGTAAACTTGGTCAGCATCAGCTTGAGTTCGTGGGGGCTGGTGGCCGAGCCTTCGGCGTCCTCGAGACTGATGTGGCCCTGGGTATAGAGCTCTACCAGGTGCTGATCGAAGGTTTGCATACCGCGCAGGTTATCCTGCAGCATAGCGTCCTTGATTTGAGGCGTCTTGTTCTCGTCTTTGATGAGGTCGCGCACAAAAGGCGTGGCCAACAAAATCTCCAAAGCCAGCATGCGCCCCTGTCCGTCGGCCCTGGGCAGCAAGCGTTGGGAGATGATACCCAGGAGCGACTCGGCCAGCAGAATGCGGATTTGCAGGTGCTCGTGCAGGGGAAAGAAGTCGATGATGCGGTTGATGGTGCGCACCGAATCGAGTGTATGGAGGGTGGAAAGCACCAGATGGCCTGTCTGGGCCGCCATGATGGCCGCCTCCACCGTTTCACGGTCGCGCATCTCGCCGATCAGAATCACATCCGGGTCTTGCCGCATGGCGTACTTGAGACCCGTACTGAAGGAATCGGTGTCTACCCCCACCTCGCGCTGCACCACCAGGCTTTTCTTATGTTTGTGCAAAAACTCGATGGGGTCTTCGATGGTGACGATGTTTTTGGGGAAGTGCAGGTTGATATGGTCAATCAGGGCAGCCAGGGTAGTGGACTTCCCCGAGCCGGTAGGGCCCGTAACAAGCACCAGGCCGCGCTCCTTGGAGGCCAGGTCTTCCATGACCGGACGGGGCAGCCCCAGGGCCTCGAAGCTGGGGATGGTTTCGGCCACCACCCGCATGACCAGACCAAAACTGCCGCGCTGGTGAAGCAAATTACAGCGAAAACGGGCCAGACCCGGCACCGTATAGGCGAAGTCCATTTCTTTTTTGTACTCGAGTTCTTCTTGCTGCATGGGGTTCAGCAAGCTGCGAACGATGGCTTCCACATCGGCTGGCAAAAGCACTTTGCTTCCAAAGGGCTTGAGTTTGCCGTCAATGCGGACAGTGGGCGGTGCCCCCGCCTGCAAATGAATATCCGAGGCTCGAGCCTGCACCATGCTGCGCAGCATTTCAGCGATGGGAGTGGGGGTTTGGGTGGTACTCATCTGGAGGCTCCCTTGGGTCACTTGATTAGGTGGATTGGATCGGGGCAACCAGAAGCTGTAGCCCTGCCGGCATTACAATGAGTGCACTTTTCGATATCAGCTGGTACAGCGATACCGTTGCACCTTTCCAACCCACGCTCAGAGTATATTTCACCCTTTCTCAAAAGGCTGCCCTAAATGAACAAAGCTTAACATTAGAACCGAGCGGTCACACTGTTCTCTTGTGAGGTGTTGCTGGATTGGCCTGGAGCGAATTGCCGAGGGCCCAAAGCCAAATGACCTTGTGGCATGGCCAGCACCTCGACCCCCGCTTCGGCAAACTACCGGCAACACACCGCGCTCTCAAGACCTAAGCCAGACACCCAGCGCGCTACTCCAGATCAGGCCAGCTGGCGCACCAGCGTGCGTGCGTAGTTCAGGGTTTCTTCTACCGCACCCCAGTCCACCCCATCGGGGCGGTCGGAAGGCCAGTGCCAGTGGGGGGGTGTGCCATTCTCCAGGCGAATGAGCGTGAGGCAAGGAATGTTTCGGGCCGCAAAGGGGCGGGTATCGAAAAAGGCCAGGCGGTACGCCAGAGGTTGCGCACCCGGGATGGTTCGGGCTTGCTCGAGCAGAACCCCCAGGTAAGCATGGTAGACCAGCATGCCCTCGCCGGTGGCATAAAACAGCTCGCCTTTGCCCACATTGTCGATGTTGAGCACCAGCGCATCGGGTGGAACCCGTCCCGAACGCGCCAGGTGCTCAGCTCCCTTGGCCCCCACTTCTTCGCTGCCGGTAAGCGCCAGAATCACCCGGTAGTCCGGCAGGGGATCTTTCGTCAGTTCCTTGAACAGGGCCACCGCTACCGCCACCCCGGTCGCGTTGTCGTTGGCCCCGTTGACATAGGGCTCACGAAACTCCCGCAAGGTCAGGAGGGCGGCCTGCACCAGAAAGTACAGGCCCAGCAACTGCGATACCACCGGCACCAGGGCGCCAAAGGGCAGCGCCGTAGCCAGCACTGCATTGATTAGAAAATTACGCCGGAAAAACCGAACCTGCTTTGGGTGGTAGAGGAAAAAGGACTTGGCCGTATCGAAATGGGCCATCAAAACCAGCGTTTTGTGGCCCTGACCGGTCTGGGCCAGCACATTCTGCGAGGGGTAGCGGTCGAAGAACCGCCGCCACGGTACCCACCAGCCCGAAAAATGCGCCCAGAAGCCATAGGTTCCCAGCAGTGCCAGCCACCAAAGCCCCCCCAAACTGCCCACGGCCAGCAAAAGGCTAATCAGGATGAGTTCGGGGCCATAGCTGCGGGGGGCCTGGAAGGTCTGGACTTCAAGCGAGATATCCGCTCCCAGACGGGCCAGGTAATCTTTGAGCTGCTGGGCCATCTGGGCCTCGAGGGCCGTTGCACTCCCCCGGTGCGGCAAGGCGCAAATAGCTTCCCAGAGTTTTCGCACGACCTTAGCATAAGGCTCAAAGCCCTACGCTGAAAGCAAAAGACTGGGTGCTGGCCGTTGACGGCTTTACCCCGTGCTCTGTGCGCCAAGCCCTTGGTTCTCGTAAAGTCCAGGGCTTAAACTTAAGGACATGGGCAAGAAACGTCGGGAAGAAAAGCTCAAGCGCAAAGCACAGCAGCGCACGCCACTTTCGGGCCGGGACATGCTGCGCATTTTTCCCAGCCTGTTGTTGCGGGCCTTTATTGTGGTCATGCCCCTCACCCTGCTCATGACCTTCCTGGGGGCCAGTGGGGTGACGCTGTTCAACAACTTCTGGGTACAGATGGGTGCTTACCTGGCGGCCTACATCGTGTTCAACAAGTTTATTTTTGGCCCCGTCCGTAACTACCGCCCGGCCAACCCGCCCAACGCAAAGTAGATTAAAGTTTCATGTCACAGGTCTCCGGTTGCAAGGCAAAAGCGCGTCTGAGGCCATAGGGTCACGGGATTCTGCTGCAATAGCGGGGGTAGGCTACATCGTTCGTAAGTACAACAACGTTAGGAATTTGCTCTACCCGAAAAGGGGAGCCCATAAGCTGCGCCGCTTTAAAGACCGGCCACTTCTTTCACCGAGACCGTCACCACAAAAATCTAATGTGGGCGCACTTAGAACGACTACACGATTCAGGCTTTCAGATTTCGGCCTTTTCAGCATTATAAGTTGGAGCAACCCTGGAAATAGGGCGCTTATATCCGCTTTGCGTCGGCCCAAAAGCCTTCCAGGTCGTAGTACTCGCGGGCTTCGGCGCTCATCAGGTGCACCAGCACCGGGCCATAGTCCAGCAGCACCCAGCGAGGGCTGGGGCCCTCGACCTTATTCGCCCGGATGCCTTCGTCTTCCTGGAGCTTTTCCCGCACGGCCCGCTCGAGGGCTTGCAGGTGGGGCTGGGAGGTTCCGGTGGCAATCACAAAGTAGTCCAGCGAGTCGGAAACACCGGTCAGGTCGAGCGCAACCACGTTCTCGGCCTTTTTGTCCTCCAGGGCTTGTTTGATGTGCTCAATTAGCGTTTGGGTATCAATGGTTTTGACCATTCGACCTCATTATACACAATGGGTTGCCCTGCCTACCTGACTTCGGGAATGTACTCGAATTCGTGCTTTCCAAAGCGAACGGTGTCGCCCGCCCGCACCCCATGGGCCTTGAGGGCCTGTTCGACCCGGTAGCGCTTGAACAGCTCCTGCAGGTAGCCGGCGGCGTCCATCGGGTCGCCCTTGAGTCGGTCTAGGTGCCGCTGTACCTGAGGGGCCTCGAGCTCAAACACCCCCTCCTCCACCTGGGTTACCTGGATGTAGTCGGCGGCCTCGGGTTTGGGCCTGGGTTGTTCCATTTTGGGCTTGGGCGCAGCCTGCACCAGGGCAAACAGGGCCTCTACCAGCTCGGTTAGCCCCTGGCGGGTCTGGGTGGAGGTGGGGATGACCGGCAGGCCGGTCTGGCTTAGCTCGGCCACCAGGGCCTGTAGCTCGGCTGGGGTCAGCAGGTCAGTTTTGTTGAGGGCAATCAGGGCCTGGCGGGTGAGCAGCTCGGGGTCGTAGGAACGCAGTTCGGCCTGAAGGGTTTGCAGGGTTTGCACCGGCTGGTCGGCGCCATCGAGCACATAGAGCAAAACTCGAGTCCGGGCAATGTGCCGCAGAAACTCCAGCCCCAGGCCCCTGCCCTGGGCCGCCCCCTCGATGATGCCGGGAATGTCGGCCATGGTGATGCGCTCGAGGTCACGTTCAATTACGCCCAGGTTGGGCGAAAGGGTGGTAAAGGGGTAGCTGGCAATTTTGGGGTGGGCATGGGTCAAAGCGGCCAGCAGGCTGCTCTTGCCGGCGTTGGGGTAGCCCACCAGGCCCACATCGGCTAAAAGCATCAGCTCGAGGCGCAGTTTGCGCTTCTCTCCTTCCTCGCCCGCCTCGGCAAAGCGGGGGGCCTGACGGGTGGGGGTTACGAACCGGGGGTTGCCCCAGCCGCCTTTGCCCCCTTTGGCCGCCACAAAGGTCTGACCTTCCTCGATCAGGTCGGCCAGAAGTTCGCCAGTCTCGGCGTCGTAGACCCGCGTTCCCCGGGGCACCTCGATCACCAGGTCTTTGCCCGACTTGCCAAAGAGCCCCTTACCCATGCCGTGCTGGCCGTTTTCGGCCTTGTAGACCCGCTTGGAGAGGTTTGAGAGCGAGTCCACCTGCCCCAGCGCCCGCAGGATGATGGAGCCCCCGTCGCCGCCATCGCCGCCGTCGGGGCCGCCCTTGGCGATGTATTTTTCACGCCAGAAGCTAATACAACCGTCGCCCCCACGTCCGGCGGCCACGCTAATCTCGAGGATATCTCTGAACATAAGCAAAAGCTAAAAGCCGAAGGCCGAGCTCGGGGCTTCAGCCTTCGGCTAGCGGCAAAAATTAGTCGCCGGCCCTGGCCAGCTCGATGGGTTTGACCCGCACAAAGCGGCCCTTGCGGCCCTTGTCGGCAAACTCCACCACCCCGTCTACCAGGGCGAACAGGGTGTAATCGCGGCCCTGGCCCACCCCCTCGCCGGCGCGGAACTTGGTGCCGCGCTGGCGCACGAGCACGTTGCCGGCCTTGACTACCTGGCCCTCAAAGCGCTTGACCCCCAGGCGCTTGGCTTGGCTGTCGCGCCCGTTTTTGGTTGAACCCAGACCTTTTTTGTGTGCCATATAGTCCCTCCAGGACGCTGAAGGCTGAAAGCTAGACTCTAGCTACTGGCTTTCAGCAGTTTTATGCGCGAATCTCCTTCACCACAATCTCGGTGTAGGGCTGGCGGTGGCCCCGCTTGCGGCGGTAGTGGATCTTGGCCTTGAACTTGGCCACCACCACCTT includes the following:
- the rsfS gene encoding ribosome silencing factor, which encodes MVKTIDTQTLIEHIKQALEDKKAENVVALDLTGVSDSLDYFVIATGTSQPHLQALERAVREKLQEDEGIRANKVEGPSPRWVLLDYGPVLVHLMSAEAREYYDLEGFWADAKRI
- the obgE gene encoding GTPase ObgE, translating into MFRDILEISVAAGRGGDGCISFWREKYIAKGGPDGGDGGDGGSIILRALGQVDSLSNLSKRVYKAENGQHGMGKGLFGKSGKDLVIEVPRGTRVYDAETGELLADLIEEGQTFVAAKGGKGGWGNPRFVTPTRQAPRFAEAGEEGEKRKLRLELMLLADVGLVGYPNAGKSSLLAALTHAHPKIASYPFTTLSPNLGVIERDLERITMADIPGIIEGAAQGRGLGLEFLRHIARTRVLLYVLDGADQPVQTLQTLQAELRSYDPELLTRQALIALNKTDLLTPAELQALVAELSQTGLPVIPTSTQTRQGLTELVEALFALVQAAPKPKMEQPRPKPEAADYIQVTQVEEGVFELEAPQVQRHLDRLKGDPMDAAGYLQELFKRYRVEQALKAHGVRAGDTVRFGKHEFEYIPEVR
- the rpmA gene encoding 50S ribosomal protein L27, giving the protein MAHKKGLGSTKNGRDSQAKRLGVKRFEGQVVKAGNVLVRQRGTKFRAGEGVGQGRDYTLFALVDGVVEFADKGRKGRFVRVKPIELARAGD
- a CDS encoding M28 family metallopeptidase codes for the protein MRKLWEAICALPHRGSATALEAQMAQQLKDYLARLGADISLEVQTFQAPRSYGPELILISLLLAVGSLGGLWWLALLGTYGFWAHFSGWWVPWRRFFDRYPSQNVLAQTGQGHKTLVLMAHFDTAKSFFLYHPKQVRFFRRNFLINAVLATALPFGALVPVVSQLLGLYFLVQAALLTLREFREPYVNGANDNATGVAVAVALFKELTKDPLPDYRVILALTGSEEVGAKGAEHLARSGRVPPDALVLNIDNVGKGELFYATGEGMLVYHAYLGVLLEQARTIPGAQPLAYRLAFFDTRPFAARNIPCLTLIRLENGTPPHWHWPSDRPDGVDWGAVEETLNYARTLVRQLA
- a CDS encoding type IV pilus twitching motility protein PilT, coding for MSTTQTPTPIAEMLRSMVQARASDIHLQAGAPPTVRIDGKLKPFGSKVLLPADVEAIVRSLLNPMQQEELEYKKEMDFAYTVPGLARFRCNLLHQRGSFGLVMRVVAETIPSFEALGLPRPVMEDLASKERGLVLVTGPTGSGKSTTLAALIDHINLHFPKNIVTIEDPIEFLHKHKKSLVVQREVGVDTDSFSTGLKYAMRQDPDVILIGEMRDRETVEAAIMAAQTGHLVLSTLHTLDSVRTINRIIDFFPLHEHLQIRILLAESLLGIISQRLLPRADGQGRMLALEILLATPFVRDLIKDENKTPQIKDAMLQDNLRGMQTFDQHLVELYTQGHISLEDAEGSATSPHELKLMLTKFTGRGY